The proteins below are encoded in one region of Bacteroides uniformis:
- a CDS encoding hybrid sensor histidine kinase/response regulator, whose product MVARKVSLQHKVLLGYMILIMAVCGMVSILLYERSRMREIKTETSEIRRIRHDISTAHRYITELATYGESVIVWEDTDFREYRRKRLQTDSLLQILKVSCGTFVLPKQIDSLCHLLEAKEIHLLRIMETITRQGEADSLLANRLPIVIREAVRTRTVTQKKKGIAGWFGGKRSVQVFEPSKGLQDLNEKLIAMQEERERRIDMYTDSLRIQNKALNRKLQILITHLDGQAQAAFISREEKITEAGDFSFKLFVLVIVSASSLLFISFLIIRHDIRKEREGRAQLQRINRENEELLGMRKQIILTISHDIRGPLGNINNCVELASETREKKKREGYLENIRHSCRHILNLVNNLMDVYKINETKDTRNEVPFRLNNLLDNISKEYARKAGGRALLFEHRHKNVGDITVRGDADKLEQILDNLLTNAIKFTLSGTIRFHTEYMAGRLYVEVGDTGIGMDEETLERVFRPFERAAQEINSEGFGLGLFITKALVKVLDGSIEVESRPGKGTTFRLSFPLSETTGEPETEELPVQSATILPKHVLVVDDDSILLKITEDMLGRNGVECTTCQNAKEAILALDRLDYDLVLTDIQMPVTDGFGLLRLLRNSDIGNSRTVPVAVMTARGDGDSGVYMKSGFCGCIHKPFSSKGLLAFISSVTEGRSAGMSPFDYSRLMESTDDRRHMFGLVAKESEKDLAELEEALRENDREAMRRIVHRMAPVWELLGANDVLFGYRKLLHDKTSSDETVREYTMRIMKQIRLLIDEVNNELRKKNDGDEKDFIDRGGQPDSLRYS is encoded by the coding sequence ATGGTAGCAAGGAAAGTTTCATTACAGCATAAGGTTCTTTTAGGGTATATGATATTGATCATGGCTGTTTGCGGCATGGTTTCCATCTTGTTATACGAACGGAGCCGCATGCGTGAGATAAAAACGGAAACATCGGAGATACGCAGGATACGCCATGACATCAGTACGGCGCATCGCTATATCACGGAGCTTGCCACCTATGGAGAGTCCGTCATTGTCTGGGAGGATACCGATTTTCGTGAGTATCGCAGAAAACGCTTGCAAACGGACAGCTTGTTACAAATATTGAAAGTGAGTTGTGGCACGTTCGTCCTGCCAAAGCAGATAGACTCCCTATGTCATTTATTGGAAGCTAAGGAGATACATCTGCTCCGCATTATGGAGACCATTACCAGACAGGGGGAAGCGGACAGCCTGCTCGCAAATCGTCTGCCTATTGTTATCAGGGAAGCGGTTCGTACCCGGACAGTCACCCAAAAGAAAAAAGGGATTGCCGGTTGGTTCGGAGGGAAAAGGAGCGTACAGGTCTTCGAGCCATCGAAAGGACTGCAAGATTTGAATGAGAAGCTGATCGCCATGCAAGAGGAACGTGAACGCCGGATAGACATGTATACCGACAGTCTGCGCATACAGAATAAGGCCTTGAACCGGAAGTTGCAAATACTCATCACCCATCTTGACGGGCAAGCGCAGGCGGCGTTCATCAGTCGTGAGGAAAAAATCACGGAAGCCGGAGATTTTTCTTTCAAACTGTTTGTCTTGGTAATCGTCTCTGCTTCCTCCTTGCTATTCATCTCGTTCCTGATCATACGGCATGACATCAGGAAAGAAAGGGAAGGGCGGGCACAGCTCCAAAGGATAAACCGTGAGAACGAGGAACTGCTCGGTATGCGTAAACAGATCATCCTGACCATCTCGCACGATATACGAGGACCATTGGGTAATATCAACAACTGCGTGGAACTGGCCTCGGAAACCCGTGAAAAGAAAAAACGGGAAGGCTATCTGGAGAACATCCGCCATTCCTGCCGCCATATACTGAATCTGGTGAACAACCTGATGGATGTTTATAAGATCAATGAGACCAAGGATACCCGTAACGAGGTTCCTTTCCGTCTAAACAACTTGCTTGACAACATATCGAAGGAATATGCCCGCAAAGCGGGTGGCCGGGCCTTGCTGTTCGAGCACCGGCATAAGAATGTCGGTGATATTACAGTGAGAGGAGACGCAGACAAATTGGAACAAATATTGGACAATCTGCTGACAAACGCCATCAAGTTCACCCTGTCGGGTACGATCCGTTTCCATACCGAGTACATGGCGGGAAGATTATATGTGGAGGTCGGTGATACCGGTATCGGTATGGACGAGGAGACATTGGAACGTGTCTTCCGTCCGTTCGAGCGTGCGGCGCAGGAGATAAACTCGGAAGGTTTCGGTCTTGGGCTTTTTATCACGAAAGCTCTTGTAAAGGTACTGGACGGAAGCATTGAAGTAGAGAGCCGACCAGGTAAAGGTACAACATTCCGCCTGTCGTTTCCCCTTTCGGAAACGACAGGAGAACCGGAAACAGAGGAGCTTCCGGTACAATCTGCGACAATACTTCCCAAACATGTACTGGTAGTGGATGATGACAGCATCCTTCTGAAAATAACGGAAGACATGCTCGGGCGCAACGGGGTGGAATGCACGACCTGTCAAAATGCAAAAGAAGCCATTCTAGCACTCGACCGCTTGGATTATGATTTGGTATTGACAGATATACAGATGCCCGTGACCGATGGTTTCGGCTTGTTGAGATTACTGCGTAACTCGGATATCGGAAATTCCCGTACCGTTCCGGTCGCTGTCATGACGGCACGGGGGGACGGGGACTCGGGCGTGTATATGAAGTCCGGTTTTTGCGGTTGCATACATAAGCCTTTCTCTTCAAAAGGACTGCTGGCCTTTATCTCCTCCGTTACGGAGGGCAGAAGTGCAGGCATGTCTCCGTTCGACTATTCCCGCCTGATGGAAAGTACGGACGACCGTCGTCATATGTTCGGTCTTGTCGCAAAAGAGTCAGAAAAGGATCTTGCCGAACTGGAGGAGGCTTTAAGAGAAAACGATCGGGAAGCCATGCGGAGGATCGTACATCGGATGGCTCCGGTCTGGGAGTTGTTAGGGGCCAACGATGTACTGTTCGGTTATCGGAAGCTCCTGCATGACAAGACCTCGAGCGACGAGACGGTCAGAGAGTACACGATGAGAATTATGAAACAGATACGGTTACTGATAGACGAAGTAAATAATGAATTAAGAAAGAAAAATGACGGGGATGAAAAAGACTTTATTGATCGTGGAGGACAACCTGATTCTTTGCGATATTCTTGA
- a CDS encoding sigma-54-dependent transcriptional regulator, with protein MKKTLLIVEDNLILCDILERWLQKAGYRVLTAIDEPSARRKIKGNNVALVLTDVRLPEGDGISLLEWSISQGLHIPFVVMTEHASIADAVRAVKLGAKDYLPKPVHEELLMELLRGLIGLPVSVPPKKSLMKRLSGAVRETERIACRVAPLNCSVMILGPNGSGKESVAQLIQQHSGRKDKPFVAVNCGCIRGELAASEFFGHVQGAFTDAKKDTAGYFETAKGGTLFLDEIGNMPPEMQTLLLRVLQERVYCPVGSRKELEADVRILSATNEDMERAIREGRFREDLYYRLAEFEIRQPSLSECPEDILPLADFFREQHSEEIRVETSGFTEQAKISMLSHSWPGNVRELDNRIRRAVLLAVSPLLTHKDLNLNATICRTGEKCKKGLMEEAEEKELIRKILEECGGKISRVARMLGMSRPTLYKKMERYGLR; from the coding sequence ATGAAAAAGACTTTATTGATCGTGGAGGACAACCTGATTCTTTGCGATATTCTTGAGAGATGGCTACAGAAAGCCGGTTACAGGGTATTGACGGCCATAGATGAGCCTTCGGCACGCCGGAAAATCAAGGGGAATAACGTGGCGCTGGTACTGACGGATGTCCGCCTTCCCGAAGGGGATGGCATCAGTTTACTGGAATGGAGCATCTCCCAAGGGTTACATATCCCTTTTGTGGTGATGACCGAACATGCCTCCATTGCAGATGCGGTGCGTGCCGTCAAATTGGGCGCAAAGGACTACTTGCCCAAGCCTGTCCACGAGGAGTTACTGATGGAACTGTTACGGGGATTGATCGGTCTGCCAGTTTCCGTTCCCCCGAAGAAATCATTAATGAAAAGGCTTAGCGGGGCGGTCCGGGAGACCGAGCGGATAGCTTGTCGTGTGGCTCCTTTGAATTGTTCCGTCATGATCCTTGGACCGAACGGTAGCGGAAAAGAATCTGTCGCACAGCTGATCCAACAGCATAGCGGGCGTAAGGACAAGCCTTTTGTGGCGGTGAACTGTGGTTGTATCCGGGGGGAACTTGCCGCATCTGAGTTCTTCGGTCACGTGCAGGGGGCATTTACCGATGCGAAAAAGGATACTGCCGGCTATTTTGAGACGGCCAAGGGCGGTACGCTCTTCCTTGACGAGATCGGAAACATGCCTCCCGAAATGCAGACACTGCTGCTCAGGGTATTACAGGAAAGAGTGTATTGTCCAGTGGGCAGCCGCAAAGAACTTGAAGCCGATGTACGGATATTGTCGGCCACCAACGAGGATATGGAGCGTGCCATACGGGAGGGACGTTTCCGGGAGGATCTGTACTACCGTCTCGCCGAGTTTGAGATACGCCAGCCCTCTCTCTCCGAATGCCCGGAAGATATATTGCCACTGGCTGACTTCTTTCGTGAGCAACATTCAGAAGAGATACGTGTGGAGACCTCCGGTTTTACCGAACAAGCCAAAATCTCCATGCTTTCCCACTCATGGCCGGGCAATGTGCGTGAACTTGACAACCGGATAAGACGTGCTGTCCTGTTGGCGGTATCTCCATTGTTAACCCATAAAGATCTGAATCTTAATGCGACCATCTGTAGGACAGGCGAAAAATGTAAAAAAGGCTTGATGGAAGAAGCAGAAGAGAAAGAACTAATAAGGAAGATTCTGGAAGAATGTGGAGGTAAGATCAGTCGTGTGGCGAGAATGTTGGGGATGAGCCGTCCGACGCTATACAAGAAAATGGAAAGGTATGGGTTGAGATAG
- a CDS encoding dihydrofolate reductase family protein — translation MRVSVLGFVRASVRNKHGFHAFLTRGMAKIQVIMALTLDGFLPHEDEMLMRWVRENKRYGFPRWQRQATFHIYPHYGLMDLLNVKEKHDKDCIYLAGVGDGGSAEYADGLFRYNLVDETVLFLLPLSYGGGIPLTGEFRSARWKLLGCKTFSNGICRLMYKRNG, via the coding sequence ATGCGGGTTTCTGTGTTGGGCTTTGTCAGAGCCTCTGTTCGAAATAAGCATGGGTTTCATGCTTTTTTAACAAGAGGTATGGCAAAAATTCAAGTTATCATGGCACTCACTTTGGACGGGTTCCTTCCGCATGAAGACGAGATGCTTATGCGATGGGTGAGGGAAAACAAACGGTATGGTTTCCCACGCTGGCAGCGACAGGCCACATTCCACATCTACCCCCATTACGGTTTGATGGACTTGCTGAATGTAAAGGAAAAGCATGACAAGGATTGTATTTATCTGGCAGGAGTGGGAGATGGAGGAAGTGCGGAATATGCCGATGGACTTTTTCGGTATAATCTGGTGGATGAGACAGTACTTTTTCTGCTGCCTCTTTCTTATGGTGGTGGAATCCCCTTGACGGGAGAATTCCGGTCTGCCCGCTGGAAACTTCTTGGCTGCAAAACTTTCTCCAACGGAATCTGCCGGCTTATGTATAAACGAAACGGATGA
- the mobC gene encoding conjugal transfer protein MobC: protein MQQEDDLRALAKIMEFGRAVSIFLLVVHVYVYCYPSITAWHLNLEVIDRILVNFNNTTGIFNCILWSKLLAVLLLAVSCLGTHGVKGEKITWPKIYAVLVAGCALFFLNWWLLKLPLPHMANTAFYIFTLTAGYLALLMSGLWMSRLYRHNLMEDVFNMENESFMQETRLMENEYSVNLPTRFYYKKRWNNGFVNIVNIFRACMVIGTPGSGKSYAIVNSYIRQLIAKGFAIYIYDYKFDDLSTIAYNSLLKNMDKYEVKPRFYVINFDDPRRSHRCNPINPEFMTDISDAYEASYTIMLNLNRTWIEKQGDFFVESPIILLAAIIWYLKIYKNGIYCTFPHAVELLNKPYSDLFTILTSYPELENYLSPFMDAWKGNAQDQLQGQIASAKIPLTRMISPQLYWVMTGNDFSLDINNPKEPKLLCVGNNPDRQNIYSAALGLYNSRIVKLINKKKQLKCAVIIDELPTIYFRGLDNLIATARSNKVGVLLGFQDFSQLTRDYGEKESKVIQNTVGNIFSGQVVGETAKTLSERFGKVLQQRQSVSINRQDVSTSINTQLDSLIPASKIANLSQGTFVGAVADNFDERIEQKIFHAEIVVDHTKISAEEKAYQKIPVINDFKDRNGNDIMMQQIQRNYDQIKADAQAIINEEMRRIKNDPELRKRLGLEDEKGKDPDKS, encoded by the coding sequence ATGCAGCAGGAAGATGATTTGAGGGCTCTCGCTAAGATAATGGAATTCGGCAGGGCCGTGAGTATTTTTCTTTTGGTGGTACACGTCTATGTGTACTGCTATCCGAGTATCACCGCATGGCACCTGAACCTTGAGGTGATAGACCGGATTCTGGTAAACTTCAACAACACGACCGGAATTTTCAACTGTATTCTCTGGAGCAAACTGTTGGCAGTGCTTCTGTTGGCCGTTTCCTGCCTGGGTACGCATGGGGTCAAAGGTGAAAAAATAACCTGGCCTAAAATTTATGCGGTGTTGGTGGCAGGATGCGCATTGTTTTTTCTGAACTGGTGGCTTCTTAAACTGCCATTGCCACACATGGCAAATACCGCATTCTATATTTTTACTCTTACGGCAGGCTATCTCGCCCTGTTGATGTCGGGATTATGGATGAGCCGCCTTTACAGGCACAACCTCATGGAAGATGTGTTCAATATGGAAAATGAGAGTTTCATGCAGGAAACCCGACTGATGGAGAATGAATATTCGGTAAACCTCCCGACGAGATTCTATTATAAAAAACGCTGGAATAACGGATTTGTCAATATTGTCAATATTTTCCGTGCCTGCATGGTTATCGGGACACCGGGCAGCGGCAAATCCTATGCGATAGTCAACAGTTACATACGCCAGCTTATAGCCAAAGGCTTTGCGATTTACATCTATGATTACAAGTTTGATGACCTGTCCACCATCGCCTATAATTCTTTGTTGAAGAATATGGACAAGTACGAGGTAAAGCCCCGGTTCTATGTCATCAATTTCGACGATCCGCGCAGGTCTCACCGGTGCAATCCCATTAATCCGGAATTCATGACGGACATTTCCGATGCGTACGAGGCAAGCTATACGATAATGCTCAACCTCAATCGCACCTGGATCGAAAAGCAGGGGGACTTCTTCGTGGAGTCTCCTATCATTCTGCTTGCGGCAATAATCTGGTATTTAAAGATTTACAAAAACGGTATTTACTGTACGTTTCCCCATGCGGTAGAACTGCTCAACAAACCCTACTCAGACCTGTTCACCATTCTGACCTCTTATCCGGAGCTGGAAAACTATCTTTCTCCCTTCATGGACGCATGGAAGGGAAATGCCCAGGACCAGCTCCAAGGCCAGATAGCCTCGGCTAAAATACCCCTTACGCGCATGATCTCCCCACAACTCTACTGGGTGATGACCGGTAATGATTTTTCATTGGATATCAACAATCCGAAAGAGCCCAAACTGCTCTGCGTGGGCAACAATCCGGACAGGCAGAACATTTATTCGGCAGCGCTCGGATTATATAATTCCCGTATCGTCAAGCTTATCAACAAGAAAAAACAGCTTAAATGCGCCGTTATCATTGACGAGCTTCCCACCATCTATTTCCGTGGGCTTGACAACCTGATCGCGACGGCGAGAAGCAACAAGGTGGGTGTGCTTCTGGGTTTTCAGGATTTCAGTCAATTGACACGTGACTACGGAGAAAAAGAATCCAAGGTCATCCAGAACACGGTGGGGAATATTTTCAGCGGACAGGTGGTCGGTGAAACCGCAAAAACGCTTTCAGAGCGCTTCGGCAAGGTGCTTCAGCAACGTCAGTCCGTATCCATCAACCGTCAGGACGTATCCACCTCCATCAACACACAGCTAGACTCGCTCATTCCCGCATCAAAGATCGCCAACCTCTCACAAGGCACGTTTGTCGGGGCTGTGGCGGATAATTTTGATGAGAGGATAGAGCAAAAAATATTTCATGCCGAAATTGTCGTGGACCATACCAAGATCAGCGCAGAAGAAAAGGCTTATCAGAAAATCCCGGTCATCAACGACTTCAAGGACAGGAACGGTAACGACATCATGATGCAACAGATACAACGCAATTACGACCAGATCAAGGCGGATGCGCAGGCTATTATCAATGAGGAGATGCGGCGTATCAAAAATGACCCTGAACTCCGTAAACGACTAGGTCTGGAAGATGAAAAAGGAAAGGACCCCGACAAATCATGA
- the mobB gene encoding conjugal transfer protein MobB yields MVAKISHGMSLYGALAYNYEKVAAGTAEILSGNRMISDRLGLPSEDMRLALLSFENYLLANRNTEKPVLHISLSPAPEDRLTDGRLAELAERYMQKMGYGNQPYITYKHADTHNTHIHIVSVCVDEQGKKISDAYEHRRSMTACRELEVDFGLRNGADAEKRNPKAELRKVDASLGDVRHQVGNTLKAVLESYRFQTFGEYNALLSTLNIEAKQVRGEYNGTPYTSIVYSVTDDTGKVVSPPFKSSRFGKRFGNEQLEKRMLINLKALKDGKWAPSIQADIVRALRQADSQKRFVELLGQRRIDVVFRKNERGRIYGVTFIDHNHREVFNGSRMGKVFSANVFNDYFKWLENIPEKERDGHSATELWQHHRHESSSTLELAAGIFSLETNPRDYEEEAFARRMKKKKKTGRKRGI; encoded by the coding sequence ATGGTTGCAAAAATAAGCCATGGCATGAGTCTTTACGGAGCGCTTGCTTATAACTACGAGAAGGTAGCGGCTGGTACGGCTGAGATTCTTTCCGGTAACCGTATGATTTCCGACCGGCTCGGATTGCCAAGCGAGGACATGCGCTTGGCATTGCTCTCTTTTGAGAATTACCTGCTGGCAAACCGCAATACGGAGAAGCCCGTCCTGCACATTTCCCTTTCCCCAGCACCGGAAGACCGGCTGACCGACGGGCGGCTGGCAGAACTGGCGGAACGTTATATGCAGAAGATGGGGTATGGGAATCAGCCTTACATCACCTACAAACATGCCGATACACACAATACCCATATCCATATTGTCAGTGTCTGTGTGGATGAACAGGGGAAAAAGATCAGCGATGCCTACGAGCATCGGCGTTCCATGACCGCCTGTCGGGAGCTGGAAGTGGATTTCGGTCTGCGAAACGGAGCGGATGCGGAAAAGCGGAATCCAAAAGCGGAACTAAGAAAGGTGGACGCTTCCTTGGGAGATGTCCGCCATCAGGTAGGTAATACCCTTAAAGCCGTATTGGAAAGCTACCGTTTCCAAACCTTCGGGGAATACAATGCGCTGCTTTCCACGCTCAACATCGAGGCGAAACAGGTCAGGGGAGAATACAACGGTACCCCATATACCAGTATTGTATATTCGGTCACGGATGATACCGGCAAGGTTGTCAGCCCACCGTTCAAAAGTTCCCGATTTGGGAAACGCTTCGGAAATGAACAGTTGGAAAAGCGGATGCTGATAAATCTGAAAGCTCTCAAAGATGGGAAATGGGCCCCCTCCATACAGGCGGACATCGTTCGTGCCTTGCGGCAGGCGGATTCACAGAAACGGTTTGTGGAACTGCTCGGGCAAAGGCGTATTGATGTGGTTTTCCGCAAGAATGAGCGGGGACGTATCTATGGTGTCACCTTTATTGATCACAACCATCGGGAGGTGTTCAACGGCTCACGCATGGGCAAGGTGTTTTCTGCCAATGTGTTCAACGACTATTTCAAATGGTTGGAAAACATACCCGAAAAGGAACGGGACGGACATTCCGCTACAGAACTTTGGCAGCATCACCGTCACGAATCCTCTAGCACGCTCGAACTGGCGGCAGGCATTTTTTCCTTGGAAACCAATCCGCGGGATTACGAGGAGGAAGCCTTTGCACGCCGCATGAAGAAAAAAAAGAAGACCGGACGCAAGCGTGGCATTTAG
- the mobA gene encoding conjugal transfer protein MobA has product MEKTTGTRTGRKPKNDPADHKYSFRLNAEENTRFEKLLADSGAGNLTLFIKKSIFSGQIKVVKIDKATMDYYIRLTEFHKQFQAVGNNYNQVVRALKNNFGEKRAMALLYKLERLSLELMLICKKVMALTQEYERKWLQK; this is encoded by the coding sequence ATGGAGAAAACAACAGGGACAAGGACGGGCAGAAAGCCTAAAAATGATCCGGCGGACCACAAGTACAGTTTCCGCCTGAACGCCGAGGAGAACACAAGATTTGAAAAGTTGCTGGCGGATTCAGGAGCCGGCAACCTCACGCTGTTCATCAAGAAATCCATCTTCTCGGGACAGATAAAGGTCGTGAAAATAGACAAGGCGACGATGGACTATTACATCAGGCTGACAGAATTCCACAAACAGTTCCAGGCTGTCGGCAACAACTACAACCAGGTCGTCCGTGCCTTGAAGAACAATTTCGGGGAGAAACGGGCGATGGCATTGCTCTATAAGTTGGAAAGATTGAGTCTTGAGCTGATGCTCATCTGCAAAAAGGTCATGGCGCTAACCCAGGAATACGAGCGGAAATGGTTGCAAAAATAA
- a CDS encoding ParA family protein codes for MKQVIHSKFKPMKREPLFVALSNQKGGVGKSTFTVLLASYFHYLNGYNVLVVDCDYPQHSISAMRDWEVGNIEKNVHLQNLLVEQFGTSGRKAYSILNSTPEEARETAGRFLEKSELDYDLVLFDLPGTVNVPGVFQSVINMDYVFTPITQERMVMRSSMSFVLAIREYMHRHADVPLRGIHMFWNRMDKRVSKGLYNGYTEIFRSLKLPVLETVIPSAERYNKDSGMKGSLFRSTLFPPSAAALKGSNLDLLVAEMETILKLK; via the coding sequence ATGAAACAAGTCATACACTCTAAATTCAAGCCTATGAAGAGAGAACCTTTATTTGTCGCTTTGAGCAATCAGAAAGGCGGTGTGGGAAAATCCACGTTCACCGTGTTGCTCGCCAGTTATTTCCATTACCTGAACGGATATAACGTACTTGTGGTGGATTGTGATTATCCACAGCACAGCATCAGTGCCATGCGGGACTGGGAAGTGGGGAACATTGAAAAGAACGTGCATCTGCAAAACCTGCTGGTGGAACAGTTCGGAACAAGCGGCAGGAAAGCCTACAGCATCCTGAACTCCACCCCGGAGGAAGCCAGGGAGACGGCCGGCCGCTTTCTCGAAAAGTCGGAGCTGGACTATGACCTTGTCCTTTTTGACCTCCCCGGTACCGTGAATGTGCCCGGTGTCTTCCAGTCCGTAATCAATATGGACTATGTATTCACTCCGATTACACAGGAAAGGATGGTAATGCGGAGCAGCATGTCTTTTGTCCTTGCCATCAGGGAATACATGCACCGGCATGCGGACGTACCCTTGCGTGGCATCCATATGTTCTGGAACCGGATGGACAAACGGGTGTCCAAAGGGCTGTATAACGGCTATACCGAAATTTTCCGCTCTCTGAAACTGCCGGTGCTGGAGACCGTCATTCCCAGTGCGGAACGCTACAACAAAGATTCCGGGATGAAGGGGTCCCTGTTCCGCAGCACCTTGTTCCCTCCATCAGCCGCCGCACTGAAAGGCAGCAATCTGGATCTGCTGGTTGCGGAGATGGAAACCATACTGAAACTTAAATAG
- a CDS encoding DUF3408 domain-containing protein, with protein MATKRRTDYRVDEDALKRMMAGDVTALEETAAPAETPEIKPSLSRERQEKKTSADSPKQQTRKFPDEASGADEYRLRFLEAKLTGTRRQTYIHDSLYRAVARVLPVIAPDMSVPMFLSSVLSDHLERYQDIINEIYNQEATQKPIEWKK; from the coding sequence ATGGCTACCAAGAGAAGAACGGATTACCGGGTGGACGAGGATGCCCTGAAGCGTATGATGGCGGGGGATGTCACGGCATTGGAGGAAACAGCAGCTCCGGCTGAGACTCCGGAAATAAAGCCCTCCCTTTCCCGGGAGAGACAGGAGAAGAAAACCTCTGCCGATTCCCCAAAACAGCAAACAAGAAAATTTCCGGATGAGGCATCAGGTGCCGATGAATACCGGCTGCGTTTTCTGGAAGCAAAGCTGACGGGTACCAGAAGGCAGACCTATATCCACGATTCCCTGTATAGGGCGGTTGCCAGGGTGCTGCCGGTCATTGCGCCGGACATGTCCGTCCCGATGTTTCTAAGCAGCGTCCTGTCAGACCATCTGGAAAGGTACCAGGACATCATCAATGAGATATATAATCAGGAAGCCACACAAAAACCGATAGAATGGAAGAAATAG
- a CDS encoding DUF4122 family protein gives MEEIVYLSIRLGCTAYLLYKVWEQKKRIGKICDLLYTPRKKPEMEKGHHRNPENAADVMGATRFVYLDENAGKTVAPYMSQQLEMGSDLIGKDEDIPEDEVECKLPLEEMRMLKDEQEELDSRSPEAEAIVPAVTPADLLNVGDVLLNLDGAGSDEDKSYRAAMTLRAIRETDMFELFSSQVENKKLIEELMERYVDEEGNALPLKKERNVSKPVADWRKLV, from the coding sequence ATGGAAGAAATAGTTTATTTGTCAATACGGCTCGGCTGTACCGCTTATCTATTATATAAGGTATGGGAGCAGAAAAAGAGAATAGGTAAGATATGCGATCTGCTTTATACTCCCCGTAAGAAACCGGAAATGGAGAAGGGCCACCACCGGAATCCGGAAAATGCGGCAGATGTGATGGGGGCCACCCGTTTTGTCTATCTGGATGAGAATGCCGGAAAGACCGTTGCCCCTTACATGAGCCAGCAACTGGAAATGGGAAGCGACCTTATCGGCAAGGATGAGGATATTCCGGAAGATGAAGTGGAATGCAAACTGCCTTTGGAGGAGATGAGAATGCTGAAAGACGAACAGGAGGAGCTGGACAGCCGTTCTCCCGAGGCGGAAGCCATTGTTCCGGCAGTCACTCCTGCCGACCTGCTCAATGTAGGTGACGTGCTGCTTAATCTGGACGGTGCCGGTTCGGATGAGGACAAATCATACCGGGCCGCCATGACACTGCGTGCCATCCGGGAAACGGACATGTTCGAGCTGTTCTCCTCCCAGGTGGAGAACAAGAAACTGATAGAGGAGCTGATGGAAAGGTATGTGGATGAGGAAGGGAATGCTCTGCCTTTAAAAAAAGAGAGGAACGTTTCCAAACCTGTCGCAGACTGGAGGAAGCTGGTCTGA